One Deltaproteobacteria bacterium genomic region harbors:
- a CDS encoding type II toxin-antitoxin system death-on-curing family toxin — translation MIAFPTVDESLELHHTLLERFGGAAGIRDLGLLESALYRPQTGHYEDVIEMAAALMESLLINHAFVDGNKRTAYFLTDIFLRMNGWKIRIQPQAGYRFIMKLLSRPQHRFPVIEQWLRTRIVSATAP, via the coding sequence ATGATAGCCTTCCCGACCGTTGATGAGTCGTTGGAACTGCACCATACGTTGCTCGAACGGTTCGGCGGCGCAGCTGGAATTCGAGATCTTGGTCTGCTGGAGAGCGCTCTCTATCGACCACAGACCGGTCATTACGAGGATGTCATAGAAATGGCTGCGGCCCTCATGGAATCACTCCTGATCAATCACGCCTTCGTCGATGGCAATAAGCGGACGGCATATTTTCTGACCGATATTTTTCTCCGCATGAATGGGTGGAAGATCCGAATCCAACCGCAGGCGGGATATCGATTCATCATGAAGCTCCTTTCTCGACCACAACATCGGTTTCCCGTTATAGAGCAGTGGCTCCGCACGCGCATCGTTTCAGCAACTGCACCCTAA